A part of Aegilops tauschii subsp. strangulata cultivar AL8/78 chromosome 2, Aet v6.0, whole genome shotgun sequence genomic DNA contains:
- the LOC109786005 gene encoding ABC transporter B family member 29, chloroplastic has product MAMAMANPAPLPTFSSQSRAFTPNISLRSGRAISRSRALALTATTACSIRLRVRAAKDCSPPPSYPLSEVFPYVAAEWRTIAKGWACAAAAVYCLSRTVPAAGRLPRALAAGVGGGVSAEVSRGVVALAAFASARAAAAYVQQALLWEAALRAVWRLRERAFERLLARDLAFFDGREGMAAGDIAHRITDEADDVADAVYSVLNTIVPTSLQLIAMGTQMVAIDPQLSLVAAMVIPCMSIVIAKLGERLRQISKEARLSLAMLAAYLNDVLPSMLTVKVNNGEHKEMLRFHELAFVDLKNNLGKKKMKALIPQAVRTTYIAGLVVLCAGSVAVSGTTFDPEGFLSFLTALALFVEPIQDFGKAYNEYKQGEPALERIFDLTRFIPEVRDKPSAVHLNSVKGDIKFHDVTFRYVAGMPPTVDGVNLHIRAGETIAIVGPSGGGKTTLAKLLLRLYHPQSGYIALDNHDIQDIQLQCLRTHIAFVSQDPMLFSGTIAKNIAYGDPVGDINMRKVENAAKIANADEFIKILPEGYDSYVGQRGSSLSGGQKQRLSIARAIYQNSSILVLDEATSALDSRSELLLKEALMNLMASHTVVIIAHRLEMILMADRIVLLEGGKLREVTRSAFLSLDGRFGSPPDVLSRELGEA; this is encoded by the exons ATGGCCATGGCGATGGCGAATCCTGCACCTCTTCCAACCTTCTCCTCGCAATCCCGAGCATTCACCCCAAACATCTCACTGCGAAGCGGCAGAGCTATATCGCGCTCCCGAGCCCTAGCTCTAACCGCAACGACCGCGTGCTCCATCCGCCTCCGCGTGCGGGCCGCCAAAGACTGCTCGCCCCCGCCGTCGTATCCACTCTCTGAGGTTTTCCCCTACGTCGCCGCAGAGTGGCGGACCATCGCGAAGGGGTGggcgtgcgccgccgccgccgtgtacTGCCTCTCGCGCACGGTGCCCGCCGCGGGGCGCCTTCCGCGCGCTCTGGCCGCCGGCGTAGGCGGGGGCGTATCGGCCGAGGTTTCCAGGGGCGTGGTCGCGCTCGCGGCTTTCGCCTCTGCGCGCGCGGCCGCGGCGTACGTGCAGCAGGCGTTGCTCTGGGAGGCGGCGCTGCGGGCGGTATGGCGCCTCCGGGAGCGCGCCTTCGAGCGTTTGCTTGCGCGTGACCTCGCGTTTTTCGATGGCAGAGAAGGGATGGCCGCAGGAGACATCGCGCACCGGATCACGGATGAGGCGGACGACGTTGCGGACGCTGTGTACTCTGTTCTCAAT ACAATTGTGCCGACAAGCTTGCAATTGATAGCAATGGGTACTCAAATGGTGGCGATAGATCCCCAGCTCTCATTAGTTGCAGCAATG GTAATTCCATGCATGTCCATAGTCATTGCAAAGCTTGGTGAAAGACTCCGTCAAATATCCAAGGAGGCGCGTCTTAGCCTCGCCATGCTCGCAGCCTATCTCAACGAT GTACTTCCATCGATGCTCACTGTGAAGGTAAACAATGGGGAGCACAAAGAGATGTTAAGATTCCATGAGTTGGCTTTTGTTGATCTGAAGAATAATTTGGGTAAGAAGAAGATGAAAGCTCTCATACCTCAAGCTGTTCGTACTACATACATTGCAGGCCTGGTAGTGCTTTGTGCTGGTTCAGTAGCAGTTTCTGGAACCACATTTGATCCCGAGGGGTTTCTTTCTTTCCTAACAGCACTTGCTCTTTTTGTTGAGCCTATTCAG GATTTTGGCAAGGCATACAATGAATATAAGCAAGGAGAACCAGCATTAGAACGCATATTTGATTTAACAAGGTTCATCCCTGAG GTGAGGGATAAACCAAGTGCAGTTCACTTAAATTCTGTTAAGGGAGATATTAAGTTCCATGATGTTACATTTAGATATGTTGCTGGTATGCCACCAACAGTAGATGGTGTGAATCTTCATATCAGAGCAGGAGAAACTATTGCTATTGTTGGACCATCTGGTGGAGGGAAAACCACTCTTGCCAAATTACTCCTCCGTCTTTATCATCCACAAAGTG GATATATAGCTCTGGACAACCATGATATTCAAGACATTCAGTTGCAGTGCTTGAGAACACATATTGCGTTTGTTTCACAGGACCCG ATGTTATTTTCCGGTACAATTGCTAAAAATATTGCGTATGGCGACCCTGTGGGAGATATTAATATGAGAAAAGTTGAGAATGCTGCTAAGATTGCCAATGCCGATGAGTTCATTAAGATATTGCCAGAGGGATATGACTCGTATGTAGGACAGAGAGGTTCTAGTTTAAGTGGCGGGCAAAAACAAAG GTTATCTATCGCAAGGGCGATCTACCAGAACTCTTCCATACTGGTACTGGATGAAGCAACGTCTGCTCTGGATAGCAGGTCTGAGCTGCTACTGAAAGAAGCACTGATGAATTTGATGGCAAGCCACACT GTTGTCATCATTGCTCATCGGCTGGAGATGATCCTGATGGCTGATAGAATTGTTTTACTAGAGGGCGGTAAATTGCGAGAGGTCACGAGGTCGGCTTTCTTGTCCCTAGATGGCCGCTTCGGTTCACCACCAGATGTCCTCAGTCGAGAATTAGGAGAGGCTTGA